From a single Bacillus pseudomycoides DSM 12442 genomic region:
- the nuoD gene encoding NADH-quinone oxidoreductase subunit NuoD, whose product MIRTEEMLLNVGPQHPSTHGVFRLVIKIDGEIIKEATPVIGYLHRGTEKIAESLQYTQIIPYTDRMDYLSAMTNNYVICHAVETMMGLEIPERAEYLRVLAMELGRVASHLVWWGTNLLDIGAVSPFLYAFREREMIINLLNELCGARLTFNYMRVGGVKWDAPDGWIRKVREFVPYMREQLKGYHDLVSGNEIFLNRVKGVGIYSAEDALSYSLSGANLRCTGVKWDLRKDEPYSIYDRFDFDIPVGNVGDAWDRYVCRMEEIEESLKIIEQAAEQFPSEGPVLAKVPKIIKAPKGEVFVRIESPRGEIGCYIASEGKKEPYRLKFRRPSFYNLQILPKLLKGENIANLITILGGVDIVLGEVDG is encoded by the coding sequence ATGATCCGTACAGAAGAAATGCTTTTAAATGTAGGACCGCAGCACCCGAGTACGCACGGTGTATTTAGGCTTGTTATTAAAATTGATGGGGAAATTATTAAGGAGGCTACACCTGTCATTGGGTATTTACACCGTGGAACAGAGAAAATCGCAGAGAGCTTGCAGTATACACAAATTATTCCTTATACAGATCGAATGGACTATTTATCAGCGATGACGAATAACTATGTGATTTGTCACGCTGTTGAGACAATGATGGGCCTTGAAATTCCAGAGCGTGCAGAATATTTGCGAGTACTTGCAATGGAGCTTGGCCGCGTTGCGAGTCACCTCGTTTGGTGGGGAACAAACCTTCTTGATATTGGAGCGGTTAGTCCGTTTCTATATGCATTCCGGGAGAGGGAGATGATTATTAATCTCTTAAATGAACTCTGTGGTGCGCGGCTAACGTTTAATTACATGCGAGTGGGCGGTGTAAAATGGGATGCTCCAGATGGCTGGATCCGAAAGGTCCGTGAGTTTGTTCCATATATGAGGGAGCAATTGAAAGGCTATCACGACCTTGTGAGCGGAAACGAAATTTTCTTGAATCGTGTGAAGGGCGTTGGAATATATAGCGCGGAAGATGCGCTTTCTTATTCGCTTAGCGGGGCAAATTTACGCTGCACAGGTGTGAAGTGGGATCTTCGCAAGGATGAACCGTACTCTATTTATGATCGCTTTGATTTTGATATTCCGGTAGGAAACGTGGGGGATGCTTGGGATCGTTACGTTTGTCGGATGGAGGAGATTGAGGAGTCTCTCAAAATTATTGAGCAGGCGGCTGAGCAATTCCCATCAGAAGGGCCAGTGTTGGCGAAAGTGCCGAAAATTATTAAGGCACCAAAGGGCGAGGTATTTGTCCGGATCGAGTCGCCGCGCGGAGAAATTGGCTGTTATATTGCTAGTGAAGGAAAGAAAGAGCCGTATCGCTTAAAGTTCCGCAGGCCATCTTTCTACAACCTTCAAATTTTACCGAAGCTTTTGAAGGGCGAAAATATCGCGAACTTAATTACGATTTTAGGTGGCGTTGATATTGTGCTTGGGGAGGTTGATGGGTGA
- the nuoH gene encoding NADH-quinone oxidoreductase subunit NuoH, translated as MIERLLESSASWTNFFIFFGLAVLLLFAVLGFVTYGILAERKVMGFMQGRIGPNQVGGRFGLLQTVADVLKLLLKEDSIPKAADKPLFILAPVIAFAPAFMVLAVIPFTDKFQFADIGVGLLYYIAVSGITTIGVVTGGWASNNKYSLLGGMRAAAQMISYEIPLVMSVIGVVLLAGSLNLNEIVAAQEKVWYIFAQPIGFVIFLIAAVAELNRTPFDLPEAESELVSGYHTEYSGFRWAFFMLSEYVYFFGMASLITVLFLGGWNPVMFLGFIPGAVWFALKFSSVVFLLIWFRVTFPRIRGDQLMEFGWKVLLPIALANIFLTALIKELFF; from the coding sequence ATGATAGAGCGGCTCTTAGAGTCATCGGCAAGCTGGACAAATTTTTTCATCTTTTTTGGGTTAGCGGTGCTTCTTTTATTTGCTGTCCTTGGATTTGTTACATATGGGATTTTAGCAGAGCGAAAAGTGATGGGATTTATGCAAGGGCGGATTGGTCCGAACCAGGTCGGCGGCAGATTCGGTTTACTGCAAACAGTTGCTGACGTTTTAAAGCTTTTATTAAAAGAAGATAGCATTCCGAAAGCCGCAGATAAGCCGCTGTTTATATTGGCACCTGTTATTGCATTTGCACCAGCTTTTATGGTGCTTGCAGTCATTCCATTTACGGATAAATTTCAGTTTGCAGATATTGGAGTCGGGCTTCTTTACTATATTGCTGTATCAGGGATTACAACGATTGGTGTTGTGACCGGGGGATGGGCATCAAACAATAAATATTCACTTTTAGGCGGGATGCGTGCGGCAGCGCAAATGATTTCCTATGAAATTCCACTTGTAATGAGCGTCATTGGTGTTGTCTTATTAGCTGGCAGTCTGAATTTAAATGAAATTGTAGCGGCGCAGGAGAAGGTTTGGTACATTTTCGCACAGCCAATCGGTTTTGTAATTTTCTTAATCGCAGCGGTTGCAGAGTTGAACCGGACGCCGTTTGACTTACCAGAGGCGGAATCGGAACTTGTTTCTGGATATCATACAGAGTATTCGGGGTTTCGCTGGGCATTCTTTATGCTTTCTGAATATGTATACTTCTTTGGAATGGCTTCGCTCATTACGGTGCTCTTCCTAGGAGGATGGAATCCAGTTATGTTCCTTGGTTTTATTCCTGGAGCTGTATGGTTTGCCTTAAAGTTTAGCTCGGTGGTCTTTCTCTTAATTTGGTTCCGCGTTACGTTTCCACGTATCAGGGGCGATCAATTAATGGAGTTTGGCTGGAAGGTATTATTGCCAATCGCACTTGCGAACATTTTCTTAACGGCATTGATTAAGGAGTTGTTCTTCTAA
- the nuoI gene encoding NADH-quinone oxidoreductase subunit NuoI, which produces MKGLFKGLKYTLSNLSKKKVTYDYPNQPLPLPDRFRGIQKFYPEKCIVCNQCANICPTDCIQLTGKKHPDPAKKGKIIDTYDINFEICILCDLCTEVCPTEAIVMTNNFELAEYTRDDLFKNLQWLDENDENVRKENKA; this is translated from the coding sequence ATGAAAGGACTATTTAAAGGATTAAAGTATACGCTTAGCAACTTAAGTAAGAAAAAAGTAACGTACGATTATCCCAATCAACCATTGCCACTACCAGATCGCTTTCGAGGGATTCAAAAATTTTATCCAGAAAAGTGTATTGTTTGTAACCAATGTGCCAACATCTGCCCAACCGACTGTATTCAACTAACAGGGAAGAAGCATCCGGATCCGGCGAAAAAAGGAAAAATCATTGATACGTACGATATTAACTTTGAAATTTGTATTCTGTGCGATTTATGTACAGAGGTTTGTCCAACAGAGGCAATCGTTATGACAAACAATTTTGAGCTAGCGGAGTATACGCGTGATGATTTGTTTAAAAATTTGCAGTGGCTAGATGAAAATGATGAGA